From Lasioglossum baleicum chromosome 16, iyLasBale1, whole genome shotgun sequence:
AACTGGTATCCATTGTGAttatataaatgaaataatattgcaTCGACTTCAAGGAATCACTTGCGTTCCTTAATTCTTAAATATCGGTAaacttttcatatttttattttctatcctTTCGTCTTATTCGATCAACTACAGTAACAACAATaacgaaaaattattattacatatacatGTGACGTTCACGaattcatagaaaatcatagaaagttAAGTTAAACGTATTCTATattgtttatatatttattatattcatcTATAATTTgtgtttctttcatttttcaaaactcCAACCATTCGGTAAGTTATGTTACGTTTCGCACTTCGTCGGACGTTCCATAGAACTTTGTACCTTTAGCGTTTAAGATGTCTTCTCATACTGAAGTAATGCACCCATATCCAATGTAACGTAGATAGTAATACACCTTTCTTTCGCAGCGAGAGTAAATCGCAAGCTCACGAGAGAAATTGCGCTTCCGATAAACTTGTTAAACTATTCTATTTCTCGCTAGAACTCAGACGCTcctcatatatatataaattcgtACTTATTTGAATGATTCTACGTTCGTAACATTAAAACCATGCGTAAAACATGATCTGACTGCTCCATATTAATTTGCAGGGCACCATCCCTTCCGAAATGTTCTCCAATCGTGTGACTCCGCTGGTGCGACTGGCtgcgcagcagcagcagcagcgtgGCATGGCCACCCTAAAGATGATCTCCATGAGATTgaaatctgtgaagaacatCCAGAAGATCACGCAGTCAATGAAGATGGTGTCCGCCGCCAAGTACAGCAGAGCGGAGCGTGACTTGAAGCAAGCTCGTCCTCTTGGTGTCGGCACAAAGGCTTTCTACGAGCAAGCAGAGATTGCTGCGCCTGCAGACGAGCCTAAGAGACTTCTCATAGCAGTAACCAGCGATCGTGGTTTGTGCGGAGCTGTACACACCGGAGTGTCTCGTAACATTCGAGATACTTTGCTGGCGGATGCGAATGAGCGGGAGAATACTAAGATTGTTTGCATTGGGGAGAAGTCCAAGGCCATTCTTTCCCGTTTGTTCGCTAACAATATTCTGTTCGTTGCTTCTGAGGTTGGGCGCAAGCCTCCCACATTCAACGATGCTGCCAGGGTTGCCACTGAGATTATGAACAGCGAGTGCGTAAGATACTCAGATTTTTATCACAGTCTACTTGTTTTCTAACATGTATAATGTTCGTCAGGTACACGTTTGGCTCTGGACGCATCATCTACAACAAGTTCAAGACGGTGGTGTCATACTCCGTGGACCAACTGCCTCTCTTCGACAAGAACTCGGTCATCACAGCGCCTAAACTGTCTGTGTATGACTCCATCGACGAAGAAGTGGTCCAGAGTTACTTGGAATTCTCTCTGGCATCGTTGCTGTTTTATTCGATGAAGGAAGGCGCCTGCAGCGAACAGTCCAGCCGAATGACAGCTATGGATAATGCCAGTAAAAACGCAGGCGAGATGATAGACAAGTTAACTCTGACGTTCAATCGTACTCGACAAGCTGTGATCACCAGGGAGCTGATCGAAATTATTTCTGGTGCTGCTGCGTTGGAATAAAATCATTGTAAGAACTTTTTAATGAGAACGCAGAATAGTTGCGGCATGTAGATCGAATGAGGAGATTGTTACGTGGAGATTGTCTGTGCTGTTGTACGGGGAACAGGACTCGGATGTGTAAATTATAAACTTGAATGCGAAAGACGCCGTTTGAGCATCTTCAGAGTGCTGGATCTCTCAGCGTTCTAGAGGAAACTGCCAAGTGAAATAATAAATGATTCCGTTAAACTTTGGTAGTTGTTCTTGAAAGCTGTCAAATTGTCCCGAAATCTTAAATATGAACTTTCAGCTAAGCTTGGTTTAATTATTGCTACTATTTCGATCTATTATTTTGCTTAATAATAAGCATTCCATATGAATGGACCTTTAAATTGATTGTGTACCCTGTGAACAAAACCTGACCCTGATAACGTTACGCTTCGAGTTGCTCAAGGtgggattaactcgatttttgcctgggattctccgcgcgtattagtagctatttctgccgtctaatagcggaagGCAATAGCCGAGGGAAAATCAGGGAaaattgaaggcagccggcCGGCTGCTAGCTCCTGAATCTGCATGATCTgcatttgtttaagagggcagtaccgtcgcgtcgtactgatgtgatgatgtgattggcgaatatacagggtgtcccaaaactcgtgaaaatcccgaaagggggtggttcctgacaccattctaagagacattttccttcgcaccaaagtcaactgcgactttgtttaggagttattaacgaaaaacacggaccaatcagagcgcgccctggcccggcgcgccaagccgcgccggcaagcgagtgtcgcggtacgccgtataaatagtaattagtcgatagttgaatttagtcgataatgcccatcactagtACGCCATGACATCGCATcgagacggcgcggcggcccagggcgcgctctgattggtccgtgtttttcgttaataactcctaaacaaagccgcagttgaccgCCGTTGACGGTGCAAAGgaataccctcgatttgtaactagaaaataactagaatcttactagattttgggtcgaaaatatgggtttgctggttttcagttagtgtccttatttgagcaaattttgggctgggtgagggctcattcgaaagaggaaggttcaccgcagggggctctggtcatgaggttgacgagaatatgtttatatctaataatattagtgtccaaagtagagtaaacatctaggaaaaaaaccagcagatttcaatgcatttttctgtctccaaaagtctttttggctgatgggatgaccagagccccctgcggtgaaccttcctctttcgaatgagccctcacccagcccaaaatttgctcaaatgaggacactaactgaaaaccaggaaacccattttttcgacccaaaatctagtaagattctagtaaatagcaaatatctagcaaataactagaatcttactagaaagaatgggttcggaactaaacgttgtttgaccttatacgagcatattttgagctgtgtgagggctcattcgaaagaggaaggttcaacgcagcgcgcttttctcatctcataagtcaaaaaagtcttttcgagacagaaaatgcattgaaatctgcggatttttttcctagattttttctcgactttgggccatcataaaaatcccgcagatttcaatgcattttctgtctctaatagacttttttggcttatgagatgagaaaggcgcgctgcgttgaaccttcctctttcgaatgagccctcacacagcccacaatttgttctaatagggtcaatcaacgtctgggcgcacatccatgtttcgactcatttttctagtaagattctagtaaatagcaaatatctagcaaataactagaatcttactagaaaaatgagtcgaaacatggatctgcgcccagacgttgattgaccctattagaacaaattgtgggctgtgtgagggctcattcgaaagaggaagcttcaacgcagcgcgcctttctcatctcataagtgaaaaaagtctattagagacagaaaatgcattgaaatctgcgggattttttcctagattttttctctactttgggccatcatattattagatataaacattatctcgttaacctcgtgagaaaagcgcgctgcgtctaaccttcctctttcgaatgagccctcacacagcccacaatttgttctaatagggtcaatcaacgtctgggcgcagatccatgtttcgactcatttttctagtaagattctagtaaatagcaaatatctagcaaataactaagGGGCCCAAATAACtacccttaaggggctagtctaccctcgatttgtaactagaaaattactagaatcttactagattttgggtcgaaaatatgggtttcgtactaaacgttgtttgaccttattagaacaaattgtgggctgtgtgagggctcattcgaaagaggaaggttagacgcagcgcgcttttctcacgaggttaacgagattatgttaataactaataatatgatggcccaaagtagagaaaaaatctaggaaaaaatcccgcagatttcaatgcattttctgtctctaatagacttttttgacttatgagatgagaaaagcgcgctgcgttgaaccttcctctttagaatgagccctcacccagctcaaaatatgctcgtataaggtcaaacaacgtttagttccgaacccattctttctagtaagattctagttatttgctagatatttgctatttactagaatcttactagattttgggtcgaaaaaatgggttcggaactaaacgttgtttgaccctattagaacaaattgtgggctgtgtgagggctcattcgaaagaggaaggttcaacgcagcgcgcttttctcatctcataagtcaaaaaagtctattagagacagaaaatgcattgaaatctgcgggattttttcctagattttttctcgactttgggccatcatattattagttattaacataatctcgttaacctcgtgagaaaagcgcgctgcgtctattcttcctctttcgaatgagccctcacacagcccacaatttgttctaataaggtcaaacaacgtttagtacgaaacccatattttcgacccaaaatctagtaagattctagtaattttctagttacaaatcgagggtagactagccccttaagggggtagtctaccctcgatttgtaactagaaaggaactagaatcttactagaaaaatggctcgaaacatgggtttgcgcgctgtcggttttcgtccttatttgagcaaagtttgggctgagtgagggcttattctaaagaggaaggttaaacacactgcgctctggttacgaggttaacgagattatgtttataactaataatatgagggccgaaagtagagaaaaagtctaggaaaataaccagcagatttcaatgcatttttctgtctccaaaagactttatgacttatgagataaccagagcgcagcgcgttgaaccttcctctttagaatgagccctcacccagcccaaactttgctcaaataaggacaaaaacctacagcgcgcagacccaggtttcggacccaaaatctagtaagatcctagtaaatagcaaatatctagcaaataactagaatcttaccagattttcgatcgaaaaagtgggtctgcgcgctgtcggtttttgtccttatttgagcaaagtttggactgtgtgagggctcattctaaagaggaaggttcaacgcgctgcgccctggtcatctcataagtcataaagtcttttggagacagaaaaatgcattgaaatgtgctggttttttttcctagattttttctctactttggacactaatattattagttataaacataatctcgttgacctcgtaaccagggcgcagtgtgtttaaccttcctctttaggatAAGCCCtcgctcagcccaaaattttctgaaataaggacgaaaaccgacagcgcgcaaacccatgtttcgagccatttttctagtaagattctagttcctttctagttacaaatcgagggtggactacccccttaagggggtagtataccctcgatttgtaactagaaaattactagaatcttactagatttttggtggaaacatgggtttgctggttttcagttagtgtcctcatttgagcaaattttgggctgggtgagggctcattcgaaagaggaaggttcaccgcatggggctctggtcatcccatcagtcaaaaagtcttttggagacagaaaaatgcattgaaatctgctggttttttttcctagatttttactctactttggacactaatattattagatataaacatattctcgttaacctcatgaccagagccccctgcggtgaaccttcctctttcgaatgagccctcacccagcccaaaatttgctcaaataaggacactaactgaaaaccagcaaacccatattttcgacccaaaatctagtaagattctagttatttgctagatatttgctatttactagaatcttactagattttgggtcgaaaaaatgggttcggaactaaacgttgtttgaccttatacgagcatattttgagctgtgtgagggctcattcgaaagaggaaggttagacgcagcgcgcttttctcacgaggttaacgagataatgtttatatctaataatatgatggcccaaagtagagaaaaaatctaggaaaaaatcccgcagatttcaatgcattttctgtctctaatagacttttttggcttatgagatgagaaaggcgcgctgcgttgaaccttcctctttcgaatgagccctcacacagcccacaatttgttctaatagggtcaatcaacgtctgggcgcagatccatgtttcgacccatttttctagtaagattctagttatttgctagatatttgctatttactagaatcttactagattttaggtcgaaaacatgggtttcctggttttcagttagtgtcctcatttgagcaaattttgggctgggtgagggctcattcgaaagaggaaggttcaccgcagggggctctggtcatcccatcagccaaaaagacttttggagacagaaaaatgcattgaaatctgctggttttttttcctagatgtttactctactttggacactaatattattagatataaacatattctcgttaacctcatgaccagagccccctgcggtgaaccttcctctttcgaatgagccctcacccagcccaaaatttgctcaaataaggacactaactgaaaaccagcaaacccatgtttcgagccatttttctagtaatattctaggtattttctagttacaaatccagggtggactacccccttaagggggtagtccaccctcgatttgtaactagaaaggaactagaatcttactagaaaaatggctcgaaacatgggtttgcgcgctgtcggttttcgtccttatttgagctaattgtgggctggatgagggcttattctaaagaggaaggttaaacacactgcgccctggttacgaggttaacgagattatgtttataactaataatatgagggcccaaagtagaggaaaaatctaggaaaaaaaaccagcacatttcaatgcatttttctgtctccaaaagactttatgacttatgagatgaccagggcgcagcgcgttgaaccttcctctttagaatgagccctcacacagcccaaactttgctcaaataaggacaaaaaccgacagcgcgcagacccactttttcgatcgaaaatctggtaagattctagttatttgctagatatttgctatttactaggatcttactagattttgggtccgaaacctgggtctgcgcgctgtaggtttttgtccttatttgagcaaagtttgggctgggtgagggctcattctaaagaggaaggttcaacgcgctgcgctctggttatctcataagtcataaagtcttttggagacagaaaaatgcattgaaatctgctggttattttcctagactttttctctactttcggccctcatattattagttataaacataatctcgttaacctcgtaaccagagcgcagtgtgtttaaccttcctctttagaataagccctcactcagcccaaactttgctcaaataaggacgaaaaccgacagcgcgcaaacccatgtttcgagccatttttctagtaagattctagttcctttctagttacaaatcgagggtagactacccccttaagggtagTTATTTGGGCCCcttagttatttgctagatatttgctatttactagaatcttactagaaaaatgagtcgatacatggatctgcgcccagacgttgattgaccctattagaacaaattgtgggctgtgtgagggctcattcgaaagaggaaggttagacgcagcgcgcttttctcacgaggttaacgagataatgtttatatctaataatatgatggcccaaagtagagaaaaaatctaggaaaaaatcccgcagatttcaatgcattttctgtctctaatagacttttttcacttatgagatgagaaaggcgcgctgcgttgaagcttcctctttcgaatgagccctcacacagcccacaatttgttctaataaggtcaaacaacgtttagtacgaaacccatattttcgacccaaaatctagtaagattctagtaattttctagttacaaatcgagggtagactacccccttaagggggtagtctaccctggatttgtaactagaaaatgcctagaatattactagaaaaatggctcgaaacatgggtttgctggttttcagttagtgtccttatttgagcaaattttgggctgggtgagggctcattcgaaagaggaaggttcaccgcagggggctctggtgagtgagggcttattctaaagaggaaggttaaacacactgcgctctggttacgaggttaacgagattatgtttataactaataatatgagggccgaaagtagagaaaaagtctaggaaaataaccagcagatttcaatgcatttttctgtctccaaaagactttatgacttatgagataaccagagcgcagcgcgttgaaccttcctctttagaatgagccctcacccagcccaaactttgctcaaataaggacaaaaacctacagcgcgcagacccaggtttcggacccaaaatctagtaagatcctagtaaatagcaaatatctagcaaataactagaatcttaccagattttcgatcgaaaaagtgggtctgcgcgctgtcggtttttgtccttatttgagcaaagtttggactgtgtgagggctcattctaaagaggaaggttcaacgcgctgcgccctggtcatctcataagtcataaagtcttttggagacagaaaaatgcattaaaatgtgctggttttttttcctagattttttctctactttggacactaatattattagttataaacataatctcgttaacctcgtaaccagggcgcagtgtgtttaaccttcctctttagaataagccctcgctcagcccaaaattttctgaaataaggacgaaaaccgacagcgcgcaaacccatgtttcgagccatttttctagtaatattctaggtattttctagttacaaatcgagggtagactacccccttaagggggtagtctaccctcgatttgtaactagaaaattactagaatcttactagattttgggtcgaaaatatgggtttcgtactaaacgttgtttgaccttattagaacaaattgtgggctgtgtgagggctcattcgaaagaggaaggttagacgcagcgcgcttttctcacgaggttaacgagattatgttaataactaataatatgagggcccaaagtagagaaaaaatctaggaaaaaaatccgcagatttcaatgcattttctgtctctaaaagactttatgacttatgggggtagtctaccctggatttgtaactagaaaatacctagaatattactagaaaaatggctcgaaacatgggtttgctggttttcagttagtgtccttatttgagcaaattttggactgggtgagggctcattcgaaagaggaaggttcaccgcagggggctctggtcatgaggttaacgagaatatgtttatatctaataatattagtgtccaaagtagagtaaacatctaggaaaaaaaaccagcagatttcaatgcatttttctgtctccaaaagtctttttggctgatgggatgaccagagccccctgcggtgaaccttcctctttcgaatgagccctcacccagcccaaaatttgctcaaatgaggacactaactgaaaaccaggaaacccatgttttcgacccaaaatctagtaagatcctagtaaatagcaaatatctagcaaatacctagaatattactagaaaaatggctcgaaacatgggtttgctggttttcagttagtgtcctcatttgagcaaattttgggctgggtgagggctcattcgaaagaggaaggttcaccgcagggggctctggtcatcccatcagccaaaaagacttttggagacagaaaaatgcattgaaatctgctggttttttttcctagatgtttactctactttggacactaatattattagatataaacatattctcgttaacctcatgaccagagccccctgcggtgaaccttcctctttcgaatgagccctcacccagcccaaaatttgctcaaataaggacactaactgaaaaccagcaaacccatgtttcgagccatttttctagtaatattctaggtattttctagttacaaatccagggtggactacccccttatgagatgaccagggcgcagcgcgttgaaccttcctctttagaatgagccctcacacagcccaaactttgctcaaataaggacaaaaaccgacagcgcgcagacccactttttcggacccaaaatctagtaagatcctagtaaatagcaaatatctagcaaataactagaatcttaccagattttcgatcgaaaaagtgggtctgcgcgctgtcggtttttgtccttatttgagcaaagtttgggctgtgtgagggctcattctaaagaggaaggttcaacgcgctgcgccctggtcatctcataagtcataaagtcttttggagacagaaaaatgcattgaaatctgctggttattttcctagactttttctctactttcggccctcatattattagttataaacataatctcgttgacctcgtaaccagggcgcagtgtgtttaaccttcctctttagaataagccctcgctcagcccaaactttgctcaaataaggacgaaaaccgacagcgcgcaaacccatgtttcgagccatttttctagtaagattctagttcctttctagttacaaatcgagggggtagttagtctaccctcgatttgtaactagaaaattactagaatcttactagattttgggtcgaaaatatgggtttcgtactaaacgttgtttgaccttattagaacaaattgtgggctgtgtgagggctcattcgaaagaggaaggttagacgcagcgcgcttttctcacgaggttaacgagattatgttaataattaataatatgagggcccaaagtagagaaaaaatctaggaaaaaaatccgcagatttcaatgcattttctgtctctaaaagacttttttggcttatgagatgagaaaagcgcgctgcgttgaaccttcctctttagaatgagccctcacccagctcaaaatatgctcgtataaggtcaaacaacgtttagttccgaacccattttttcgacccaaaatctagtaagattctagtaaatagcaaatatctagcaaataactagaatcttactagaaagaatgggttcggaactaaacgttgtttgaccttatacgagcatattttgagctgggtgagggctcattctaaagaggaaggttcaacgcagcgcgcttttctcatctcataagtcaaaaaagtcttttagagacagaaaatgcattgaaatctgcggatttttttcctagattttttctctactttgggccctcatattattagttattaacataatctcgttaacctcgtgagaaaagcgcgctgcgtctattcttcctctttcgaatgagccctcacacagcccacaatttgttctaataaggtcaaacaacgtctggccgcaaacccatattttcgacccaaaatctagtaagattctagtaattttctagttacaaatcgagggtagactagcccctacatggtcaatcaggaatgacagtctgattgaacagtcagacCAAGTCGGACTGTCAATCCTGACCAATCCTGACTGATCCTTACTTCAATCACGATTGACAGACTGATTATCAGATTGACAGTATTGAATGTTGAAATTTTATAACCAATAACTAAGTCGCAATGTCTTTTAAAGAGAAAGCCTGTTAGTCTCCCCTCCACTTCCCGTGATTGAAGCTCGGATTTCCAAATATCTGGAAATccgtcagtccatttcatcagtacatcagtattaatctttcacgatcaatccgaatgtcaatcttcgacaaaactgtcattccgattgaccgtgtagggtccgctttagaatggtctcaggaaccaccccctttcgggattttcacgagttttgggacaccctgtatatgcgccATAGAGCCACCCCCTGTGAAAACGTGCCTTTGAGATAGAAATGTGACAACCCATCGGTTCTTCTAAATAACCATAACATTGTTGTGCATTGTTGGACATCGAAAGAATGATTAATTATGCGCAGAGTACAAACACCGACTCGATGTACAgataattttatgtattatgAAAACTATTCGGACAGTGATTGGTTGACTTCCTGAATGAAGTTTCTTCGTGTCATTACCAgtcattacgcattacgcagagTAGGTCATTTCGAACGATGCCAATGGATTTGCTTACTGGAATTGTATACTGGAAATTGTTATACCATAAATAACATACGCTCGTGGTAGTATCGTTGTCGTAAGCTTTTAGATCGCCAATAATGGGACTTGGTCTTCGATCGAAGATACCGCTGATTATTATATCAGTGTTCCTTCTGTGGCAATCGTCGAAAGTTTGGCTGACTTTTACTCAGGAAAGAACGAACAGAGAAGGTAAAAATGTAAATTCTACATTCTATACGTTCGCAAATATAAAAGCAGCTTGATTTTCAACATCTTTCAGAACCTCTTTCTTATGTTGCAATTAAACTACATAGCTTATCTTGTACAATGTTTTCAAGTAATGCTTCAAGTAATATTCTTTCTGAACACGTTTGGTTCAATGCTTTTCCGTTTATTCATTATTCGATCGAGAACTGTACCTAACCCAATTTCGGTTTATTAACACGTTTCAGGTCGTGTGGGGCGTACACGCATAtacgcatatatatatatatagaataatatctGTGTAATGTTGTATCTATAATACTATATCTATAATATTGTATCTACAATGTTATATctatattgtatgtataatattatatctataatattataaatacaatacatataatattaaatgtGTCTGTCAGAACAATCCCctaaaattaaatcaattgcTTTGCTGTTAAACTTTACTCCCTTCTCTGAACAACTCTATGGTTCCTGGCACCACTacaaaatctatactactcgcaATAGCATGTGCGATGTACACGCCAtatggcacggaacgtgttaaactcCAAAAGAGAAacatgtaattaacatttttaatacaaCCTCGTCCAATATACTTTTCAACTCAACATAAAACCCAATGTTCCAATTGTCTTAACAAAAGTCAATCAACTTTCTTGATTTTGATGGATATTTGCCAAGTTATGTATAGCACAGCCTCAAGACGAGTCAGCGATAACAACAAGCCAAAAAGATGAATTCTCTCAACAAAGGGTTCATGTCGCAGTCTACTACGAGGCTCTGTGTCCAGATTCGCGTAATTTCTTCCTGAAACAATTGTTGCCTACGTACCGCAAGATCGCAGACATCATAGAAGTAGAACTGATACCTTACGGAAAAGCTACGGTAAGCTATTTTTATACAgaaatatataattctctttTAAACGTAATCTCTCTGGCAGACGGTGAAAACAGAGGACGGTTACAAATTCATGTGCCAACACGGACCTACGGAATGCAATGCGAACATTATCCACGCGTGTTCCATAGACATTCTAAAGAACTCCTC
This genomic window contains:
- the Atpsyngamma gene encoding ATP synthase, gamma subunit — protein: MFSNRVTPLVRLAAQQQQQRGMATLKMISMRLKSVKNIQKITQSMKMVSAAKYSRAERDLKQARPLGVGTKAFYEQAEIAAPADEPKRLLIAVTSDRGLCGAVHTGVSRNIRDTLLADANERENTKIVCIGEKSKAILSRLFANNILFVASEVGRKPPTFNDAARVATEIMNSEYTFGSGRIIYNKFKTVVSYSVDQLPLFDKNSVITAPKLSVYDSIDEEVVQSYLEFSLASLLFYSMKEGACSEQSSRMTAMDNASKNAGEMIDKLTLTFNRTRQAVITRELIEIISGAAALE
- the LOC143216717 gene encoding gamma-interferon-inducible lysosomal thiol reductase isoform X1, with amino-acid sequence MGLGLRSKIPLIIISVFLLWQSSKVWLTFTQERTNREAQPQDESAITTSQKDEFSQQRVHVAVYYEALCPDSRNFFLKQLLPTYRKIADIIEVELIPYGKATTVKTEDGYKFMCQHGPTECNANIIHACSIDILKNSSSQLEYISCMIQRNLQPVYIMETCAQKMNIDYQEIFKCFTGERGKELLAKHGERTNSLQPRISFIPTITIDGRSDQQARILKNLLREVCLRLKVTPEACKL
- the LOC143216717 gene encoding gamma-interferon-inducible lysosomal thiol reductase isoform X2, which produces MARNVLNSKRETSQPQDESAITTSQKDEFSQQRVHVAVYYEALCPDSRNFFLKQLLPTYRKIADIIEVELIPYGKATTVKTEDGYKFMCQHGPTECNANIIHACSIDILKNSSSQLEYISCMIQRNLQPVYIMETCAQKMNIDYQEIFKCFTGERGKELLAKHGERTNSLQPRISFIPTITIDGRSDQQARILKNLLREVCLRLKVTPEACKL